The following are encoded in a window of Deltaproteobacteria bacterium genomic DNA:
- a CDS encoding putative toxin-antitoxin system toxin component, PIN family — translation MKRRIVIDTNVFISALRSRRGASYRLFMLLGGKQFEISVSVPLILEYEDAAKRLGREFGLTHADIEDILDYVCSVADLREIHFLWRPILKDPQDDHVLEVAVESSAKFIVTYNRRDFMGAEKFGIKVVTPNEFLEEIGEGL, via the coding sequence ATGAAACGACGAATTGTCATCGACACCAATGTATTTATTTCAGCCCTTCGATCGCGGCGTGGCGCATCCTATCGTCTTTTCATGTTGTTGGGTGGCAAGCAGTTTGAGATCAGCGTATCTGTCCCGCTGATCCTCGAATATGAGGATGCAGCGAAACGCCTGGGGCGCGAATTCGGGCTGACACATGCCGATATTGAAGACATTCTGGATTACGTCTGCAGCGTTGCAGATTTGCGTGAAATCCATTTCTTATGGCGACCCATCCTGAAAGATCCTCAAGACGATCATGTCTTGGAAGTTGCAGTAGAGTCTTCGGCGAAATTCATAGTGACCTACAACCGCCGTGATTTCATGGGCGCAGAGAAATTCGGCATCAAGGTGGTAACCCCAAACGAGTTCCTGGAAGAAATAGGAGAAGGATTATGA
- a CDS encoding type II toxin-antitoxin system VapC family toxin: protein MPGREVAYFDTSALAKWYLNESFSEDVERYLMEHGPVAISDLTVVEMRSLLARRRREKHVDPKLENRVFSTFEDDIRRGFLIRHPMPATAAAGAVNLISTLPDVPLRTLDAMHLVIAREIDASILATADRIMATGAHEMGISVVRFFRCG from the coding sequence ATGCCCGGTAGGGAAGTCGCTTACTTCGACACCAGCGCCCTGGCCAAGTGGTACCTGAACGAATCCTTTTCCGAGGATGTCGAGCGGTACCTTATGGAGCACGGTCCGGTCGCGATCAGCGACCTGACGGTGGTGGAGATGCGCAGTCTCCTTGCCCGCCGCAGGAGAGAGAAACATGTCGATCCAAAGCTGGAGAACCGGGTCTTCTCCACGTTCGAGGACGATATCCGCCGCGGCTTCCTGATTCGTCACCCCATGCCGGCGACCGCCGCCGCTGGAGCCGTAAACCTCATTTCGACTCTTCCCGATGTCCCGTTGCGGACGCTGGATGCGATGCATCTGGTCATCGCGCGGGAGATCGATGCCTCGATCCTTGCAACCGCCGACCGGATCATGGCAACCGGCGCGCATGAAATGGGTATTTCGGTGGTCCGTTTCTTCAGGTGCGGGTAA
- a CDS encoding type II toxin-antitoxin system Phd/YefM family antitoxin, giving the protein MKNLTIREARQSLTHLDRLLEAEGELTITRRGKAVAHVMPVGRKREMPSRKSLRESMPRMKQGSERLVREDRDAR; this is encoded by the coding sequence ATGAAGAATCTGACCATACGGGAAGCGCGGCAGTCGCTTACTCACCTGGACCGGTTGCTGGAAGCCGAAGGGGAATTGACCATCACGCGCCGCGGCAAGGCGGTTGCCCACGTCATGCCGGTCGGTCGCAAGAGGGAAATGCCCTCCCGCAAGTCACTGCGTGAGAGCATGCCCCGGATGAAGCAGGGGAGCGAACGTCTTGTCCGGGAGGACCGGGATGCCCGGTAG